A portion of the Bacteroidota bacterium genome contains these proteins:
- the gatA gene encoding Asp-tRNA(Asn)/Glu-tRNA(Gln) amidotransferase subunit GatA, whose amino-acid sequence MIQIQKDLYSGKTSCAELVSYYLKNIESQQKLNAYLEVFADEAIQAASIVDEKIKSKTAGKLAGLVISIKDNICYKNHKLSASSKILEGFTSLYSATVTERLLKEDAIIIGRCNCDEFAMGSSNENSAYGNVLNPHDLERVPGGSSGGSAVAVAADLCHASLGTDTGGSIRQPASFCGVVGLKPTYGRVSRYGAIAYASSYDQIGPITKSVEDAALIMEVISGADEYDSTASQKKVEEYSTHIADDCSKVKVAYLADCLNSSGLNPEIKKRIEDVLAKLKQANHSVSSVDFPYLDYLVPTYNVLTTAEASSNLARYDGIHYGYRSKQATDLDSTYKKSRTEGFGKEVKRRIMLGTFVLSAGYYDAYYAQAQKVRRVLTDSLNKVFETSDYIILPSTPGTAFKIGQNTQDPIAMYLEDIFTVLANHTGMPAISIPMGKHSNGLPFGIQVIGKKFDERGLLAFSNYLINNY is encoded by the coding sequence ATAATACAAATACAAAAAGACTTATACTCCGGAAAAACTTCGTGTGCCGAGTTGGTAAGTTATTACCTAAAGAACATTGAATCTCAACAAAAACTGAATGCATACTTAGAAGTATTTGCTGACGAAGCAATACAAGCGGCTTCTATTGTTGATGAAAAAATTAAATCAAAAACAGCCGGAAAGCTTGCCGGTCTTGTTATATCAATCAAAGACAATATTTGTTACAAGAATCACAAGTTATCGGCATCTTCTAAAATATTGGAGGGGTTCACCTCTCTTTATAGCGCTACTGTTACCGAACGTCTTTTAAAAGAAGATGCGATTATTATTGGTCGTTGTAATTGCGATGAATTTGCAATGGGCAGTTCAAACGAAAATTCTGCCTATGGAAATGTATTAAATCCGCATGATTTAGAACGAGTTCCAGGTGGATCGTCTGGAGGGTCGGCTGTGGCAGTAGCTGCGGATCTATGTCATGCCTCGCTGGGAACAGATACAGGAGGTTCAATAAGACAACCTGCATCATTTTGTGGAGTAGTTGGCTTAAAGCCCACCTACGGGAGAGTTTCAAGATATGGAGCAATTGCATATGCATCTTCCTACGACCAAATTGGACCTATTACAAAAAGTGTAGAAGACGCTGCTTTAATAATGGAAGTTATTTCCGGGGCAGATGAGTATGACAGTACTGCATCTCAAAAAAAAGTGGAAGAGTACAGTACTCATATCGCTGACGACTGTTCGAAGGTAAAGGTGGCTTATTTGGCAGATTGCTTAAATAGCAGTGGTTTAAACCCTGAAATAAAAAAGCGTATCGAAGATGTTTTAGCTAAATTAAAACAAGCTAATCATAGCGTATCTTCTGTTGATTTTCCTTATTTAGATTATCTAGTTCCAACTTATAACGTATTGACTACTGCGGAAGCCTCTTCTAACTTAGCGCGTTACGATGGTATACATTATGGATACAGAAGTAAGCAAGCAACGGATTTAGATAGCACTTATAAAAAGTCGCGCACCGAAGGATTTGGCAAAGAAGTAAAACGCAGAATTATGTTGGGTACATTTGTGCTGAGTGCCGGCTATTACGATGCCTATTATGCGCAAGCACAAAAAGTACGTAGGGTTTTAACAGACTCATTGAACAAGGTTTTTGAAACTTCGGATTATATTATTTTACCTTCTACTCCCGGCACGGCATTTAAAATTGGTCAGAATACGCAAGATCCGATTGCCATGTATTTAGAAGATATTTTTACCGTATTGGCTAATCATACCGGAATGCCTGCTATTTCGATACCTATGGGAAAGCACAGCAATGGCTTGCCTTTTGGGATTCAGGTAATTGGCAAAAAATTTGACGAGCGAGGTCTGCTTGCCTTCTCCAACTATCTCATTAACAATTACTAG
- the tatA gene encoding twin-arginine translocase TatA/TatE family subunit: MLTSILLGMFGLGGQEIIIILIIILVLFGGRKIPELMKGFGKGIKEFKDASKGVDGDSTTDKKN; this comes from the coding sequence ATGTTAACTTCAATTTTATTGGGCATGTTTGGGTTAGGTGGACAAGAAATAATCATTATTTTAATCATTATTTTGGTATTATTCGGTGGACGAAAAATACCTGAGTTGATGAAAGGTTTTGGCAAAGGAATTAAAGAATTTAAGGATGCATCTAAAGGTGTAGATGGGGATTCAACTACCGATAAAAAAAACTAA